A DNA window from Zonotrichia albicollis isolate bZonAlb1 chromosome 2, bZonAlb1.hap1, whole genome shotgun sequence contains the following coding sequences:
- the LOC141728301 gene encoding uncharacterized protein LOC141728301, whose translation MEDNPAKPLYEALKQHRLEWTTQQKKAFQELKQALKEAPALGLPDLTKEFQLYVNERQKLALGVLTQKVGSWKRPVGYFSKQLDLVSSGWPSCLRAVAATIILIQEARKLTLGAKMKVFVPHMVMAVLEQKGGHWLSSSRMLQYQAILREQDDIEIKTTNHVNPAEFLCSDQEAGGLVHDCVEVIEQVYASRPDLKDEPLEDPEWELYTDGSSFVENGTRYAGYAVVTSDQVIEAKALLPGTSAQKAEVIGLTRALYLSKDKRVNIWTDSKYAFGVVHVHGALWKERGLLNSQGTNIKHREEVLQLLDAVHSPKAVAVMHVRGHQNAEGEVYRGNLFADVTARQVAREVWTQMALVPVRTNPATPYLNQEPKYSIEDGKLINLLGAQRNQLGWYVTPMGQIVVPTRIMKFILESEHNKCHWGAEALVKFLKNEIISNQMLTMAKRVNAMCPVCLKNNPVVRRQIQMRKLQIGPQPGDYWQVDFSELPRAQGYRYLLVYVCTFSGWPEAFPCRTNQAKEVVKTLLKEIIPRFGVPLGLSSDRGPHFIAGVVQELARMLDITWNLHTPWRPQSSGQVERMNQTLKGQIKKICQEAKLHWPQALPLALLRIRIKPREKVGVSPYEILYGKPYHATVLKGEVHVSGDQAIAEYVMSLNKILNSLRNTLQ comes from the coding sequence CCAAGCCACTGTATGAGGCCTTGAAGCAGCATCGGTTGGAATGGACGACACAACAAAAGAAGGCCTTCCAGGAATTGAAGCAGGCACTAAAGGAGGCCCCAGCCCTAGGACTCCCTGACCTGACCAAGGAATTCCAGTTATATGTAAATGAGAGGCAAAAACTGGCATTGGGGGTCCTCACCCAGAAGGTGGGATCATGGAAGAGGCCAGTAGGATACTTCTCTAAACAACTGGATTTGGTAAGTTCCGGGTGGCCCTCGTGTTTACGAGCCGTGGCAGCAACAATAATCCTTATTCAGGAGGCCCGGAAATTGACTTTGGgggcaaaaatgaaagtgtttgttcCCCATATGGTCATGGCTGTTTTGGAGCAAAAGGGGGGTCACTGGCTATCATCAAGTCGAATGTTGCAATACCAGGCTATCCTGAGAGAACAGGATGATATTGAAATAAAGACTACTAACCATGTTAATCCAGCAGAGTTTTTAtgcagtgaccaggaggctGGGGGACTGGTGCACGATTGCGTGGAGGTAATTGAACAAGTGTATGCCAGCAGACCCGACCTAAAGGATGAACCATTGGAAGACCCTGAATGGGAACTATACACTGATGGATCCAGTTTTGTTGAGAATGGGACTCGCTATGCTGGGTATGCAGTGGTAACATCGGATCAGGTAATAGAAGCAAAGGCTTTGTTACCTGGAACTTCAgcccagaaggcagaggtgATTGGACTCACCAGAGCTCTGTACTTGAGCAAGGACAAAAGGGTTAATATCTGGACAGATTCTAAATATGCCTTTGGTGTGGTTCATGTGCATGGGGCGTTATGGAAAGAAAGGGGGCTTTTGAATTCACAGGGAACCAATATCAAGCACCGGGAGGAAGTGCTACAGCTACTGGATGCGGTACATAGTCCCAAAGCAGTTGCAGTAATGCATGTTAGAGGACATCAGAATGCAGAAGGAGAAGTTTACAGAGGAAATCTATTTGCTGATGTTACAGCACGGCAAGTGGCACGGGAAGTATGGACTCAAATGGCATTGGTACCAGTAAGAACAAATCCGGCTACCCCATACCTGAATCAGGAGCCCAAATATTCAATAGAAGATGGAAAACTAATAAACTTGCTAGGGGCACAGAGGAATCAGCTCGGGTGGTATGTTACGCCGAtgggacaaatagtggtaccgACTCgcataatgaaatttattttggaatcagaacataataaatgccattggggggcagaagcattggtaaaatttttaaagaatgagataatctctaatcagatgttaacaatggcaaaaagAGTTAATGCAATGTGCCCggtatgtttgaaaaataatccagtagTTAGGAGACAAATACAAATGAGAAAGTTGCAAATTGGGCCACAACCAGGAGATTATTGGcaagttgatttttctgaattgccTAGGGCACAGGGATACAGATACTTGTTAGTGTACGTATGTacgttttcagggtggccagaagctttTCCGTGTAGAACTAATCAGGCTAAGGAGGTGGTAAAAACcttgttaaaagaaataataccaagatttggagtACCCTTAGGATTGTCGTCAGATAGGGGTCCACATTTTATAGCCGGGGTAGTGCAGGAATTAGCACGGATGTTAGACATAACCTGGAATTTGCATACTCCCTGGAGACCTCAGTCTAGTGGGCAGGTGgaaagaatgaatcaaactctGAAAGGACAAATCAAAAAGATTTGCCAGGAAGCTAAACTGCACTGGCCTCAGGCTTTGCCTTTGGCCCTACTCAGGATTCGAATTAAACCGAGGGAAAAGGTAGGCGTAAGTCCATATGAGATACTATATGGCAAACCATATCATGCAACTGTATTAAAAGGGGAGGTACATGTGAGTGGGGATCAGGCAATTGCAGAATATGTTATGTCACTTAATAAAATCTTGAATTCTTTAAGAAATACGTTACAGTGA